A stretch of Candidatus Dormiibacterota bacterium DNA encodes these proteins:
- a CDS encoding TatD family hydrolase — translation MIEEALRLVDTHCHLVLLDERGMLDEALEQAADAGVEQIVSIGLNVEDTDRNRELAERLPGVFFTVGWHPHEKAPPDAAQLRSLEEMLRHPRAVAVGEIGLDWYWRPGYHEVDPEVQRRSLRLMLELAAAHAKPIVVHDRDAHDDVVAELRDAFGAGDHADRGVLHCFSGDAALARTAAGLGMACSFAGTVTYPKTDGIRAAARTVGDGGYVVETDAPFLAPVPYRGRPNQPAYVAATAAAVAGLRGEPAAAVARSATATSRRLFGLPDPGGGDVLGGRQPAG, via the coding sequence ATGATCGAGGAGGCACTGCGGCTGGTCGACACCCACTGCCACCTCGTCCTCCTCGACGAGCGGGGGATGCTCGACGAGGCGCTGGAGCAGGCCGCCGACGCGGGGGTCGAGCAGATCGTGTCGATCGGCCTCAACGTCGAGGACACCGACCGCAACCGCGAGCTCGCCGAGCGCCTCCCCGGGGTGTTCTTCACGGTGGGCTGGCACCCCCACGAGAAGGCCCCGCCGGACGCGGCCCAGCTCCGCAGCCTCGAGGAGATGCTCCGCCATCCCCGCGCCGTCGCGGTCGGCGAGATCGGCCTCGACTGGTACTGGCGGCCCGGGTACCACGAGGTCGATCCGGAGGTGCAGCGGCGCTCGCTGCGGCTGATGCTCGAGCTCGCCGCCGCCCACGCCAAGCCGATCGTGGTCCACGACCGCGACGCCCACGACGACGTCGTCGCCGAGCTCCGCGACGCCTTCGGCGCCGGCGACCACGCCGACCGCGGGGTCCTCCACTGCTTCAGCGGCGACGCCGCCCTCGCCCGCACCGCCGCCGGCCTGGGGATGGCCTGCTCCTTCGCGGGCACGGTCACCTATCCGAAGACCGATGGGATCCGCGCCGCCGCCCGCACCGTCGGCGACGGTGGCTACGTGGTCGAGACGGACGCGCCGTTCCTCGCTCCCGTCCCCTACCGCGGCAGGCCCAACCAGCCCGCCTACGTGGCCGCCACCGCCGCCGCCGTCGCCGGCCTGCGCGGCGAGCCCGCGGCGGCGGTGGCGCGGAGCGCGACCGCGACCTCCCGCCGGCTCTTCGGCCTCCCCGACCCCGGCGGCGGCGACGTGCTCGGCGGCCGGCAGCCGGCCGGATGA